One stretch of Deltaproteobacteria bacterium DNA includes these proteins:
- a CDS encoding YggS family pyridoxal phosphate-dependent enzyme produces the protein MNRIAENLKNVREKIYRAAKRSGRHSEDILLLAISKTMPVDRIRAAASAGQADFGENRVQEAGEKIPQLPENLVWHMVGHLQKNKARNCPFLFKWIHSIDSIGLAREVARRYKEASSVCRTLVQVSVSGEEAKFGCRPMDVPEVLSVLLEEDGVKPCGLMTIPPFSADPEDSREYFRKLKKLRDDLDARGFPPWSIRELSMGMSGDYEVAIEEGATIVRVGTAVFGRRDY, from the coding sequence ATGAATAGAATAGCCGAAAATCTGAAAAATGTTCGGGAAAAAATATACCGTGCCGCCAAACGCTCGGGCAGGCATTCCGAAGACATCCTCCTGCTGGCCATCAGCAAGACAATGCCGGTGGATCGTATCAGGGCAGCCGCATCCGCAGGGCAGGCTGATTTTGGGGAGAACCGTGTTCAGGAGGCGGGGGAAAAGATACCTCAATTACCGGAGAACCTGGTGTGGCACATGGTCGGTCATCTCCAGAAAAACAAGGCCAGGAATTGTCCGTTTCTCTTCAAATGGATCCATTCCATCGATTCCATCGGGTTGGCCAGAGAGGTTGCCAGGCGCTACAAAGAGGCTTCCTCGGTGTGCCGGACGCTGGTTCAGGTCAGCGTGTCCGGTGAGGAGGCAAAGTTCGGCTGCAGGCCCATGGACGTCCCCGAGGTCCTTTCCGTCCTTCTGGAAGAGGATGGTGTTAAACCTTGCGGGCTGATGACCATCCCACCATTTTCTGCGGACCCGGAGGATTCCAGGGAATATTTCAGGAAATTGAAAAAGCTGAGGGACGATCTGGATGCCCGGGGCTTTCCTCCATGGAGCATCAGGGAGCTTTCCATGGGAATGAGCGGAGACTACGAGGTTGCCATTGAAGAAGGTGCGACTATTGTCAGGGTGGGGACGGCCGTTTTCGGCCGCCGGGACTATTAA